The Lysinibacter cavernae genome includes a window with the following:
- a CDS encoding F0F1 ATP synthase subunit gamma: MGAQLRVYRQKIKSAQTTKKITRAMELIAASRIQKAQARVQASTPYARAITRAVSAVASHSNVDHLLTTEPEKVERAAVLIFSSDRGLAGAFNSNVLREAEQLSELLREEGKEVVYYLVGRKAQGYFAFRQRAAERVWSGGTDNPVFETAQEIGDTLLEAFARDAKQGGVDEIHVVYNRFVSMMTQTPEVIRLLPLELVQGEAEAGPELAKIEPLYEFEPDAESVLDKLLPVYIESRIFNAMLQSAASKHAATQKAMKSASDNADGLIRDYTRLANNARQSEITQQISEIVGGADALAN; this comes from the coding sequence ATGGGAGCGCAACTTCGGGTCTACCGGCAGAAAATCAAATCTGCCCAGACGACCAAGAAGATCACGCGTGCAATGGAGTTGATCGCTGCCTCACGTATCCAGAAGGCACAGGCACGAGTCCAGGCATCAACCCCTTACGCACGCGCCATTACCCGCGCCGTTTCGGCCGTGGCTTCGCACTCAAATGTTGATCACCTGCTGACTACAGAGCCCGAAAAGGTTGAGCGCGCTGCCGTGCTCATCTTCTCGTCTGACCGTGGTCTCGCTGGTGCGTTCAACTCAAACGTTTTGCGCGAAGCTGAACAGCTCAGCGAACTGCTGCGCGAAGAAGGCAAAGAAGTTGTCTACTACCTCGTTGGTCGCAAGGCCCAGGGGTACTTTGCATTCCGTCAGCGCGCTGCAGAGCGCGTCTGGTCGGGTGGAACTGACAACCCGGTCTTCGAGACGGCACAAGAAATCGGCGACACGCTGCTTGAGGCATTCGCACGCGATGCGAAACAGGGCGGCGTTGACGAGATTCACGTGGTCTACAACCGCTTCGTGAGCATGATGACGCAGACCCCAGAGGTCATCCGTCTCCTGCCACTTGAGCTCGTACAGGGAGAGGCCGAAGCCGGCCCCGAACTGGCGAAGATTGAGCCGCTGTACGAGTTTGAGCCCGACGCCGAAAGCGTTCTTGACAAACTCCTGCCGGTTTATATCGAGTCTCGTATCTTCAACGCAATGCTGCAGTCGGCCGCTTCAAAGCACGCCGCAACGCAGAAGGCGATGAAGTCGGCCAGCGACAACGCTGACGGACTCATTCGTGACTACACCCGACTGGCCAACAACGCCCGTCAGTCGGAAATTACCCAACAGATTTCAGAAATTGTGGGCGGCGCTGACGCGCTTGCCAACTAG